The proteins below come from a single Anderseniella sp. Alg231-50 genomic window:
- a CDS encoding ABC transporter substrate-binding protein, producing MKKLVKPMIYGTAIAALAAMATPAVAENGPGITDDSVLICSYQPMTGKVSSYFRMGKGADAWFKHVNDNGGINGRKIEYRMIDDKYEPARTKTAVKRFVERDDCFAIVSPLGSAPTSAVIDYIVDKNVPLIGAGTGAEKNLTIESKWVFPLYPSYFTEGQQLVKFTKEVFGAKKIAVLYQNDPSGKTHIAGIESVLKSEGVEVVASEGYEPKEVDVSSQVIAMKASGAEAVICSCAPEPAAKFYTERAKLGWDVPVVNVFFGKSPKVAELAGNDAVNGVYFATIFRDFDSPAPQIQESKEILAKYYPEEQPDAIHLWGFAGSQVFTEALRRMSDGPITRDRLVTTLEGIDDWKDSVVPSVTIGEGNAPNHFIIKDMSFVKFNNGKFEDFTPPWMK from the coding sequence ATGAAAAAGTTAGTCAAACCAATGATATACGGCACAGCGATTGCAGCACTCGCAGCAATGGCCACGCCCGCTGTCGCGGAAAACGGACCCGGCATAACAGACGATAGTGTTTTGATTTGCTCGTACCAGCCCATGACCGGAAAAGTGTCCAGCTATTTTCGCATGGGCAAGGGTGCAGATGCATGGTTCAAACACGTCAATGACAATGGCGGCATCAACGGTCGCAAGATCGAATACCGGATGATTGATGACAAGTACGAACCGGCGCGCACGAAAACAGCGGTAAAACGCTTTGTCGAACGCGACGACTGCTTTGCCATTGTTTCACCGCTGGGATCAGCACCGACAAGCGCGGTAATTGACTACATCGTCGACAAGAATGTGCCGCTGATTGGTGCGGGAACGGGCGCTGAAAAGAACCTGACAATCGAAAGCAAATGGGTATTCCCGCTGTATCCAAGCTATTTCACCGAAGGCCAGCAACTGGTGAAATTTACCAAGGAAGTGTTCGGCGCAAAAAAAATCGCGGTCCTGTACCAGAACGACCCGTCCGGCAAGACCCACATAGCGGGCATTGAGTCCGTGCTGAAGTCAGAAGGGGTGGAGGTTGTGGCTTCCGAAGGCTATGAGCCGAAGGAAGTGGACGTGTCATCCCAGGTCATCGCCATGAAGGCATCGGGTGCCGAAGCCGTAATCTGTTCGTGTGCACCGGAGCCGGCAGCCAAGTTCTACACCGAGCGTGCCAAGCTCGGATGGGACGTTCCGGTGGTCAACGTGTTCTTTGGCAAGAGCCCCAAGGTTGCGGAACTGGCCGGAAACGACGCTGTAAACGGCGTGTATTTCGCTACCATTTTCCGGGACTTCGATTCCCCTGCCCCGCAGATTCAGGAATCCAAGGAAATTCTCGCCAAGTACTATCCTGAAGAACAGCCGGACGCGATCCACCTGTGGGGTTTCGCCGGCAGCCAGGTCTTCACTGAAGCACTGCGCCGCATGAGCGACGGCCCGATCACCCGTGATCGCCTTGTCACGACGCTCGAGGGCATCGATGACTGGAAAGACAGTGTGGTGCCAAGCGTCACCATCGGTGAAGGCAATGCGCCAAATCACTTCATCATCAAGGACATGTCCTTCGTGAAGTTCAACAACGGCAAATTCGAAGACTTCACGCCGCCGTGGATGAAATAA
- a CDS encoding uroporphyrinogen decarboxylase family protein, whose amino-acid sequence MTATIGRAIPPQRQRTLDALNLKEPDRVPIGLWGTVEGYQHLRRGLGMGYNEDFKNYRTGSTTWTTDVAFEADLAEKLDVDFVRVSIGPSGGSPGFRILDLDSIPVPLQVPSPPDDAEINIDEWGVVRKWTPHENGGYYEMIGYPLFDATSAPLEEGLEILREFPWPDPWDEAMWQDSPVPGMSLREYCKYIKEETPFALMGQGGRGGLFEQAKYMVGYAKIFSDFIESPEFLDAMLIKLVDLEIEHNKAFLAQCGEYIDWLRMSPEDLASEKTAFMSLPMFENQLVPHYKRATLATKEFYHTKNPDGKIQFHSCGAIPEPFMRHLIDCGVDGYDSMPPKVARHSNPAAKKRQLGDEMFFYGGIDVQETLPWGTVEDVRAEVRQRIWEVGHGGGFLLSSSHRLEHDVPVENTLAMIEEAREYGKYPLPDTPPQGADTGDGYEPWDPSPKKKRKRRPKPTAAA is encoded by the coding sequence ATGACAGCGACAATCGGAAGAGCTATCCCGCCTCAACGTCAAAGAACACTGGACGCATTGAACCTGAAAGAACCCGACCGTGTGCCAATCGGTCTGTGGGGTACGGTTGAAGGCTACCAGCATCTTCGTAGAGGCCTGGGAATGGGCTACAACGAGGACTTCAAGAACTATCGAACCGGGTCCACCACGTGGACAACCGACGTAGCGTTCGAGGCTGACCTGGCAGAAAAACTGGACGTTGACTTTGTCCGGGTTTCGATCGGTCCGTCCGGAGGATCGCCGGGGTTCCGTATTCTTGACCTGGATTCAATCCCGGTCCCGCTGCAGGTGCCTTCACCGCCCGATGATGCTGAAATCAACATCGATGAATGGGGTGTGGTGCGGAAATGGACTCCGCACGAAAACGGCGGTTACTACGAAATGATCGGCTATCCGCTGTTCGACGCCACCAGTGCGCCGCTTGAAGAGGGGCTGGAGATATTGCGCGAGTTCCCGTGGCCGGACCCGTGGGACGAGGCGATGTGGCAGGACAGCCCCGTGCCCGGCATGTCGCTGCGCGAATACTGCAAGTACATCAAGGAAGAAACACCGTTTGCCCTGATGGGACAAGGCGGTCGCGGCGGGCTGTTCGAACAGGCAAAGTACATGGTCGGATACGCCAAGATTTTCTCCGACTTCATCGAAAGCCCTGAGTTTCTCGACGCCATGCTGATCAAGCTCGTCGACCTGGAAATCGAGCATAACAAGGCGTTTCTTGCCCAGTGCGGAGAGTATATCGACTGGCTCCGCATGAGCCCGGAAGACCTGGCCTCTGAAAAGACAGCCTTCATGTCCCTGCCGATGTTCGAAAACCAGCTGGTGCCGCATTACAAACGGGCAACGCTTGCCACCAAGGAATTTTATCATACCAAGAATCCGGACGGTAAAATCCAGTTCCACAGCTGCGGTGCCATACCGGAACCGTTCATGCGCCATCTCATTGACTGCGGTGTTGACGGGTACGACTCGATGCCGCCGAAAGTGGCCCGGCATTCGAACCCGGCCGCGAAGAAACGCCAGCTCGGCGACGAAATGTTCTTTTACGGCGGTATCGATGTCCAGGAAACCCTGCCATGGGGAACCGTCGAAGACGTCCGCGCCGAAGTGCGCCAGCGGATTTGGGAAGTTGGCCACGGGGGTGGTTTCCTTCTCAGCTCCTCGCACCGGCTTGAACATGATGTGCCGGTCGAAAACACCCTGGCCATGATCGAGGAAGCTCGTGAATACGGCAAATATCCTCTGCCGGACACACCGCCCCAGGGAGCGGATACCGGTGACGGATATGAGCCCTGGGATCCAAGCCCGAAGAAGAAAAGAAAGCGTCGGCCAAAGCCGACTGCTGCGGCATAA
- a CDS encoding cobalamin-dependent protein yields MPLKIDTEIEFDLEDLQYDFEDSMETDRWNDAPAELKELFHTLEWNIIDGEHADTVGFIDTALGGDVSARTLIAGPMATGIAEVGRRFKMDEYFLPEVMMSAKCMHEALARLKPLILAEKSEEVGTVVIGTVQGDLHDIGKKIVAMMMEAAGFTVHDLGVTVPPEKFVEAVREHNPQIVGFSALLTTTMNMQWETLKVFAAEGLREDLKVFVGGAPISQAWCDKIGADAYAMDALVAVDKAKACVTRLKNLTGGAEELHEAMLEIDREREAAKAAAAE; encoded by the coding sequence ATGCCATTGAAGATTGACACCGAAATCGAATTTGACCTGGAGGATCTCCAGTACGATTTCGAAGACTCCATGGAAACCGACCGCTGGAATGACGCGCCGGCCGAACTGAAGGAACTGTTCCATACGCTGGAGTGGAATATCATCGACGGTGAACACGCCGATACCGTCGGGTTCATCGATACAGCGCTTGGCGGCGACGTCAGCGCCCGGACACTGATCGCGGGGCCCATGGCCACCGGCATTGCCGAGGTCGGGCGCCGGTTCAAGATGGACGAGTACTTCCTGCCGGAAGTGATGATGTCGGCCAAGTGCATGCACGAAGCGCTGGCACGGCTGAAACCGCTGATCCTGGCGGAAAAAAGCGAGGAAGTCGGAACCGTCGTTATCGGCACCGTGCAAGGTGACCTGCACGACATCGGCAAGAAAATCGTCGCCATGATGATGGAAGCCGCCGGGTTCACCGTGCATGACCTGGGCGTGACGGTGCCACCGGAAAAATTCGTGGAAGCCGTCCGCGAACACAATCCGCAGATTGTCGGGTTCTCGGCGCTGCTGACCACCACGATGAACATGCAGTGGGAAACCCTGAAAGTGTTTGCCGCCGAAGGACTGCGCGAGGACCTGAAAGTCTTCGTTGGCGGTGCCCCCATCAGCCAGGCCTGGTGTGACAAGATCGGTGCAGATGCCTACGCCATGGATGCGCTGGTGGCCGTAGACAAGGCCAAGGCCTGCGTGACGCGACTGAAAAACCTGACAGGCGGGGCGGAGGAGCTGCACGAGGCAATGCTGGAAATCGATCGCGAACGTGAGGCCGCAAAAGCAGCAGCGGCTGAGTAA
- a CDS encoding LysR substrate-binding domain-containing protein, with protein sequence MPTLKQLLDAECPNCPAGLVRQSELSQEVEELYFAPGVEWTLHHDLYRPWPGHNDRVFRWFVLENGTAVGITGTIDEPDGVARVPFQKVYHLDWNRLRNCRIVYEAGSFTKAAQIMNITQSAVSRQIGTLEQELGYDIFFRNRQGLLPTEYGEYFLDSIQKMWDSLELGLARLNEMHETPVGPLSLTTTEAFGSAWLSSRLGKFHEMHPSIEVSLLLVDNAVLDLCKREADCAIRFSKPEQPNLVFKFIEEFSYHIYGCQEYLKKNGIPRSVEDLNAHQLIVYGDGMGHQPIRELNWLSQFNRPSEPNHVPDISINNIYGIYRAAENGLGLAALPFYLSERSSKLVRVLPDVIGPKIPIYFVYPQELGLSQRISLLRDFIVDEIRANWGDLRKRNMT encoded by the coding sequence ATGCCGACATTGAAACAACTGCTGGATGCCGAATGCCCCAATTGCCCGGCTGGATTGGTGCGGCAAAGCGAGCTTTCTCAGGAAGTTGAAGAGCTCTATTTCGCACCGGGTGTCGAGTGGACACTGCATCATGACCTGTACAGGCCCTGGCCCGGTCACAACGACCGTGTGTTTCGCTGGTTCGTGCTGGAAAATGGCACGGCAGTAGGGATTACGGGCACTATTGATGAACCTGACGGTGTGGCGCGGGTCCCTTTCCAGAAGGTCTACCATCTGGACTGGAACCGCCTGAGGAACTGCCGGATTGTGTATGAAGCAGGCAGTTTCACCAAAGCTGCCCAGATCATGAATATCACGCAATCTGCCGTCAGCAGGCAGATTGGAACCCTGGAACAAGAGCTCGGCTACGATATTTTTTTCCGAAACCGGCAAGGACTTCTGCCAACGGAGTATGGCGAGTATTTTCTGGATTCCATCCAGAAGATGTGGGACTCGCTGGAGCTGGGCCTGGCCCGCCTGAATGAGATGCACGAAACGCCGGTCGGCCCCCTTTCGCTGACGACGACCGAGGCATTCGGCTCAGCCTGGCTGTCATCGCGGTTGGGCAAGTTTCACGAAATGCATCCGTCCATCGAAGTCTCATTGTTACTGGTGGACAATGCAGTCCTGGACCTGTGCAAGCGAGAGGCAGATTGTGCAATCCGGTTCAGCAAGCCGGAACAGCCCAATCTTGTGTTCAAGTTCATTGAAGAATTTTCCTATCACATCTACGGATGCCAGGAGTATCTGAAAAAGAATGGAATACCGCGTTCGGTAGAAGACCTGAACGCGCACCAGTTGATCGTTTATGGCGACGGCATGGGCCACCAGCCAATAAGAGAGCTGAACTGGCTGTCCCAGTTCAATCGCCCTTCAGAACCCAATCACGTACCGGATATCTCGATCAACAACATATACGGGATTTACAGGGCGGCCGAAAACGGACTGGGGCTGGCGGCGTTGCCGTTTTACCTGAGTGAACGGTCCAGCAAACTGGTCAGGGTCCTGCCGGATGTGATCGGGCCGAAGATCCCGATCTATTTTGTCTATCCGCAGGAACTGGGGCTGTCGCAGCGCATTTCGCTGCTGCGTGATTTCATCGTCGACGAAATCCGGGCCAACTGGGGTGATCTGAGAAAACGCAATATGACCTGA
- a CDS encoding ASKHA domain-containing protein, with amino-acid sequence MPSGKRGEFPIGTSLLDASRALGVDLDTVCGGRAVCGRCQIEPSFGEFAKLQIVSDPSHLSEFGPTEERYKKIKGLGDQRRLGCQTQLLGDLVVDVPEESQIHRQMVRKSADEIRDLVVDPIVTLHYVELQKPSMEDQRSDLERINADLSREWGLSDLKWDISCLCELSAALRAGEVYGGEFKATVAVRAGHEVIAVWPGFKERVFGIAVDVGTTTVAGHLCALDNGDVMASAGVMNPQIRFGEDLMSRISYLQQNENEAPNLTAAIQTALADLVIEVCKEADISTQDVVEMTIVGNPTMHHLVMGIDPTQLGMEPFPLVVDEGTSVHARDLNIPISRAGHVWFLPCIAGHVGADTAGVILSQAPHLSDEMTLVIDVGTNAEIVLGHKDRLIACSSPTGPAFEGAQITCGQRAAPGAIERVRIDRETLKPRFKIIGVEQWSDEEGFDEAAENIGVAGICGSGIIEAVAELFLSGIVDASGRMQARKLDVADHPNFVAKGRNFEYVLHRDGDRVIYVSPSDIRAIQLAKSACYSGVRLLMDRMGTDHVDRIYLAGAFGSYIDVGYAMAIGLIPDCDLEKVSSAGNAAGTGARIALLSASSRAEIDRVCRMVDKVETAIEPEFQDYFVAAMSLPHSTEPFEKLNNWLVQEGLAGR; translated from the coding sequence ATGCCATCCGGCAAGCGGGGGGAGTTTCCGATCGGAACGAGCCTGCTGGATGCCAGCCGGGCACTCGGGGTTGACCTCGACACCGTCTGCGGCGGACGTGCGGTGTGCGGACGCTGCCAGATTGAACCTTCATTTGGTGAATTTGCAAAACTGCAAATCGTGTCCGACCCGTCGCACCTGTCCGAATTCGGGCCCACGGAGGAGCGTTACAAGAAGATCAAGGGACTGGGCGACCAGCGCCGGCTCGGCTGCCAGACCCAGCTTCTGGGTGACCTTGTCGTCGATGTTCCCGAAGAGAGCCAGATTCACCGGCAAATGGTTCGCAAGAGCGCCGATGAAATCCGTGATCTCGTGGTCGATCCGATTGTCACGCTTCACTATGTCGAACTGCAGAAACCCAGCATGGAAGACCAGAGGTCAGATCTTGAAAGGATCAACGCCGACCTGTCCCGGGAATGGGGGCTGTCGGATCTGAAATGGGACATCTCTTGTCTGTGCGAGCTTTCTGCGGCACTGCGTGCCGGAGAGGTCTACGGCGGTGAGTTCAAGGCAACGGTAGCGGTTCGCGCGGGCCATGAGGTGATTGCGGTGTGGCCCGGGTTCAAGGAACGCGTCTTCGGGATTGCCGTTGATGTGGGCACGACGACGGTTGCCGGTCACCTGTGTGCGCTCGACAATGGCGATGTCATGGCCAGTGCCGGTGTCATGAACCCGCAAATCCGCTTTGGCGAAGACCTGATGAGCCGGATTTCCTATCTGCAGCAAAACGAAAATGAAGCACCGAACCTGACCGCCGCGATCCAGACCGCATTGGCGGACCTGGTGATTGAGGTGTGCAAGGAAGCAGACATTTCGACTCAGGATGTCGTTGAAATGACCATTGTGGGCAATCCCACCATGCATCACCTGGTCATGGGCATTGATCCGACACAATTGGGAATGGAACCGTTTCCGCTGGTCGTCGATGAGGGTACCAGCGTGCATGCCCGGGACCTGAACATTCCGATCAGCCGCGCCGGCCATGTCTGGTTCCTGCCTTGCATTGCCGGTCATGTCGGCGCCGATACCGCCGGTGTGATCCTGAGCCAGGCCCCGCACCTGAGCGATGAGATGACCCTGGTTATCGATGTCGGCACCAATGCCGAGATTGTGCTGGGCCACAAGGACCGGCTGATTGCGTGTTCCTCGCCCACCGGACCGGCCTTTGAAGGCGCGCAGATCACCTGCGGCCAGCGCGCGGCACCCGGCGCCATCGAGCGGGTGCGGATTGACCGGGAAACACTCAAGCCCAGATTCAAGATCATCGGGGTTGAACAATGGTCGGACGAGGAAGGCTTCGACGAAGCTGCCGAAAACATCGGCGTGGCCGGGATTTGCGGCTCCGGCATCATCGAGGCGGTGGCGGAGCTGTTTCTGTCAGGCATCGTCGACGCCTCGGGCCGTATGCAGGCCCGGAAACTGGATGTCGCAGACCATCCCAACTTCGTTGCCAAAGGACGGAACTTTGAGTACGTGCTGCACCGCGACGGTGATCGTGTCATCTATGTATCCCCGTCCGATATCCGGGCCATACAACTGGCCAAGTCTGCGTGCTATTCGGGCGTGCGGCTGCTGATGGACCGGATGGGCACAGACCATGTCGACCGCATCTACCTGGCCGGGGCTTTCGGCAGCTATATCGACGTCGGCTATGCCATGGCGATCGGCCTTATTCCCGATTGCGATCTCGAAAAAGTTTCCTCCGCCGGCAACGCCGCCGGCACGGGTGCGCGCATTGCCCTGCTGTCGGCAAGTTCACGGGCCGAGATAGACCGGGTGTGCCGGATGGTCGACAAGGTGGAAACCGCCATAGAACCTGAATTCCAGGATTATTTCGTTGCGGCGATGAGCCTGCCGCATTCAACCGAGCCTTTCGAAAAACTGAACAACTGGCTGGTACAGGAAGGGCTGGCAGGCCGATGA
- a CDS encoding CDGSH iron-sulfur domain-containing protein gives MSDGPTPPAQKTDGPFTARGPYIVQVEAGATYLWCSCGLSKTQPWCDQSHAGTNFEPIEFVAPISGEFHICGCRQSPNKPFCFGTCRGHTPENSKWDLF, from the coding sequence ATGAGCGACGGCCCCACACCACCGGCACAGAAAACGGATGGTCCGTTCACGGCACGCGGTCCCTATATTGTGCAGGTCGAAGCCGGAGCAACCTATCTGTGGTGCAGTTGCGGCCTGTCGAAAACCCAGCCCTGGTGCGACCAGTCGCACGCCGGGACAAATTTCGAGCCGATAGAATTTGTTGCACCGATCTCCGGCGAGTTTCATATTTGTGGATGCAGGCAATCTCCGAACAAGCCGTTTTGCTTCGGGACCTGCCGCGGTCATACACCGGAAAACTCAAAGTGGGACCTGTTCTGA
- a CDS encoding MFS transporter: protein MSSRTQTFSIAILLFCIALLALATGLQGSLVGLLASQAEFGGVAIGYIATGYPVGILLGAWLVPRMIEEVGYIRVFAGLASLASSSALLLAIFVEPTWWFILRVLTGISTTGLYIICEAWLNASTSNRTRGRVMALYLVVTYSMMGAGQFLLNVDDSSGYVRFLLASVILSLALVPITLLRIEVPAVTRTPPVSLAVVFRASPLATYAIFVNGLAQSALFGLGSAYGVIKGIPVWWISVMIALPTLGVTIVQYPLGMLADKVDRRLVLLTVSLFAALAAFLAATQQGSLLITIMMFAAFGTLAIPTRSVALAHINDQMESRQMLSASSRLFVIYGFGSSLGPLLVGTLMQSSGPDAFMYFQAAIFFSVLLVSAFRMALGPARRRSSQVKNAIASWHIVPTQVSKSPQKTSSPKDSLP, encoded by the coding sequence TTGAGCAGCCGCACCCAGACATTCAGCATTGCGATCCTGCTGTTCTGTATCGCCCTGCTTGCGCTGGCAACAGGGCTGCAGGGATCGCTGGTCGGCCTTCTCGCCTCGCAGGCGGAGTTCGGCGGCGTTGCAATAGGCTATATCGCAACCGGTTATCCCGTCGGCATACTGCTGGGCGCCTGGCTGGTGCCGCGCATGATCGAGGAGGTCGGTTACATCCGGGTGTTCGCCGGTCTGGCTTCACTTGCCTCTTCATCAGCGCTTCTTCTGGCAATTTTTGTCGAGCCGACCTGGTGGTTCATTCTGCGGGTGTTGACGGGCATTTCGACAACCGGGCTGTACATCATTTGCGAGGCGTGGCTGAACGCGTCTACGTCAAACCGCACCCGCGGCCGGGTGATGGCGCTATACCTTGTCGTGACTTACTCCATGATGGGCGCAGGTCAGTTCCTGCTCAACGTTGATGACAGCAGCGGCTATGTGCGCTTTTTGCTGGCCTCGGTCATTTTGTCTTTGGCGCTGGTGCCGATCACCCTGCTCAGAATAGAGGTTCCTGCCGTGACGCGGACGCCGCCGGTGTCGCTGGCAGTGGTTTTCCGGGCGTCACCACTCGCCACTTATGCGATTTTCGTGAACGGTCTGGCCCAAAGCGCGCTCTTTGGCCTCGGCTCAGCCTATGGCGTCATCAAGGGCATACCGGTCTGGTGGATATCGGTGATGATCGCGCTGCCGACCCTTGGTGTGACGATTGTGCAGTATCCACTGGGAATGCTGGCAGACAAGGTGGACCGCAGGCTGGTCTTGCTGACGGTAAGCCTGTTTGCAGCACTGGCCGCATTTCTGGCTGCCACACAGCAGGGCAGCCTCCTGATCACCATCATGATGTTTGCCGCTTTCGGGACATTGGCCATTCCAACCCGGTCCGTCGCGTTGGCGCACATCAATGATCAGATGGAAAGCCGGCAGATGTTGTCGGCCTCCAGCCGCCTGTTCGTGATCTACGGGTTTGGATCGTCTCTCGGCCCGTTGCTGGTCGGCACGCTGATGCAAAGCTCGGGCCCGGACGCCTTCATGTATTTTCAGGCGGCAATCTTCTTCTCGGTGCTGTTGGTTTCGGCATTCAGGATGGCGCTCGGCCCTGCCAGGCGCCGGTCAAGCCAGGTGAAGAATGCCATTGCGTCGTGGCACATTGTACCGACACAGGTGAGCAAGTCGCCACAGAAAACGTCTTCTCCGAAAGACAGCTTGCCGTAA
- a CDS encoding MBL fold metallo-hydrolase yields MSVTVTFAGSGDAFGSGGRLNTCIVVDAPEMRFAVDFGASSLVALNRLGIDHNTIEAIVVTHLHGDHAGGIPFMLLDAMLGARRQSALTIIGPPGIERWVEQATAALFPGSHMMKPRFALEFVELSNTSTHHHDQLAIEVMPAIHTPETLPTSVRLGIGGKIISYTGDGEWNPHMPALAQGADLLIMECYAFGKPVKYHLNYPDIAANREALNAKRIVLTHMGPDMLAAARDIPEATAFDGMVITL; encoded by the coding sequence ATGAGTGTAACCGTGACATTCGCGGGTTCGGGAGATGCTTTCGGGTCCGGTGGCCGGCTGAACACGTGCATTGTCGTGGATGCGCCGGAGATGCGCTTTGCCGTTGATTTTGGTGCCTCCAGCCTCGTCGCGCTGAACCGGCTGGGCATTGACCACAACACAATCGAGGCCATTGTCGTTACCCATCTGCATGGCGATCACGCGGGCGGCATTCCGTTCATGCTGCTGGATGCAATGCTGGGCGCCAGGCGGCAGTCTGCTCTGACAATCATCGGGCCACCAGGCATTGAGCGATGGGTTGAACAGGCGACAGCCGCGCTGTTTCCGGGCTCGCACATGATGAAACCGCGGTTTGCCCTGGAGTTCGTGGAGTTGTCGAACACGTCGACACACCATCATGACCAGCTTGCCATCGAGGTCATGCCCGCCATTCATACACCTGAAACGCTGCCCACGTCAGTGCGGCTGGGCATCGGCGGGAAAATCATTTCCTACACTGGAGACGGCGAATGGAACCCGCACATGCCTGCGCTGGCTCAGGGCGCTGACCTGCTGATCATGGAGTGCTATGCCTTCGGCAAGCCCGTGAAGTATCATCTGAACTACCCCGACATAGCGGCCAACCGGGAAGCACTGAACGCCAAGCGCATCGTGCTGACCCACATGGGGCCGGACATGCTTGCCGCGGCTCGCGATATCCCCGAGGCAACCGCGTTTGACGGCATGGTCATCACGCTTTGA
- a CDS encoding enoyl-CoA hydratase/isomerase family protein: MGTLTFETVKTEVRDRVAKITLDRPERLNAISRQTMSDIRATLDCLEADSDIAVIVIHGAGRAFSAGMDLKDDAAGDTSGPDGWRRVLSENLEFVTLFWDFPKPTISAVHGYCMAAGCDMAMACDITIAEAGTFFGKPELKFGSVITAMVMPFLTGPKIAKELLLSADDRISAERAYEIGLVNHVVPQGEGLDRAMQMAARIAALDDDAVRITKLAINKSLDAMGLREALAANLDLSVEIETLETPSRRMFKEISQRDGLKAALAWRETRFDEGGDKN; the protein is encoded by the coding sequence ATGGGAACATTGACATTTGAAACAGTAAAAACCGAGGTCCGCGACCGTGTTGCAAAAATTACACTGGATCGGCCGGAGCGGCTAAATGCCATCAGCCGGCAAACCATGTCCGACATTCGCGCAACGCTGGATTGCCTGGAGGCGGATTCCGATATCGCGGTGATCGTGATCCATGGGGCAGGACGGGCGTTCAGCGCCGGAATGGACCTGAAGGACGATGCCGCCGGTGACACATCCGGCCCTGATGGCTGGAGGCGCGTACTGTCTGAAAACCTCGAGTTCGTAACCTTGTTCTGGGACTTCCCAAAGCCGACGATTTCCGCCGTCCATGGCTATTGCATGGCAGCCGGGTGCGACATGGCGATGGCCTGCGATATCACAATCGCCGAGGCAGGCACGTTTTTCGGTAAGCCGGAACTTAAATTCGGCAGTGTCATTACGGCCATGGTCATGCCGTTTCTGACCGGTCCCAAAATCGCCAAGGAACTGTTGTTGAGCGCCGACGACCGGATTTCCGCTGAACGGGCTTATGAAATTGGCCTGGTCAACCATGTTGTTCCACAAGGCGAAGGCCTTGACCGCGCCATGCAGATGGCGGCTCGGATTGCCGCACTCGACGATGATGCAGTTCGCATCACGAAACTGGCCATCAACAAGTCTCTCGATGCCATGGGCCTGCGGGAGGCGCTTGCAGCCAATCTCGATCTGTCAGTGGAAATCGAAACGCTGGAGACACCATCTCGCCGGATGTTCAAGGAGATCTCGCAACGCGATGGACTGAAGGCAGCTTTGGCATGGCGCGAGACACGCTTCGATGAAGGCGGAGATAAGAATTAA
- a CDS encoding LysR substrate-binding domain-containing protein — MNLKHMEALVWICRLGSFSAAARRLNTTQPAISMRIAELEKRLGIALFDRRARALHITPEGREFADYAHRIVDLVQEAEGRMSDRSQLSGRLKLGVTESVALTWLSDLVVRLNEEFPAILIDLDINLTQIVWRKLRDGELDLAILPGPAFGSDLSITYLGSILYTWMASPKLKLVNADGQLSANDFNRVPVITLSEDSNLHEIIETWFSSNSSAPRRVDVCNSLGVVAELTMAGLGISMLPPIIFSDEIERGDLFELKTKPDIKPLEFWAVQTSRHVSPITETIAQYARQASTFRFA, encoded by the coding sequence ATGAATCTCAAGCATATGGAAGCGTTGGTCTGGATATGCCGCCTCGGTAGTTTCAGTGCCGCGGCGCGGCGCCTCAATACCACCCAGCCAGCAATTTCCATGCGTATTGCCGAATTGGAGAAACGGCTGGGCATAGCGCTGTTCGACCGCCGCGCGCGAGCCCTGCACATAACGCCGGAAGGCCGGGAATTTGCCGATTATGCGCACCGGATAGTTGATCTCGTCCAGGAGGCCGAAGGCCGGATGAGTGACCGCAGTCAGTTAAGTGGGCGACTGAAACTCGGCGTCACTGAAAGCGTTGCGCTGACCTGGTTGTCCGATCTTGTGGTGCGTCTGAACGAAGAGTTTCCGGCAATACTGATCGACCTCGATATCAATCTCACCCAGATCGTGTGGCGCAAGTTGCGTGATGGCGAACTGGATCTGGCCATATTGCCCGGACCGGCATTTGGATCCGACCTGTCGATCACCTATCTTGGCAGCATACTTTACACCTGGATGGCCAGCCCCAAGCTGAAGCTGGTCAATGCGGACGGCCAGTTGTCTGCAAACGACTTTAACCGCGTGCCGGTGATTACACTGTCGGAAGATTCAAACCTGCATGAAATTATCGAGACCTGGTTCAGCAGCAACAGTTCGGCACCGCGCCGCGTTGATGTCTGCAACAGCCTCGGCGTCGTCGCCGAACTGACCATGGCAGGTCTTGGCATCAGCATGTTGCCACCGATCATTTTTTCCGACGAGATTGAGCGCGGTGATCTTTTTGAGTTGAAGACCAAGCCTGACATCAAACCGCTGGAATTTTGGGCAGTGCAGACGAGTCGCCATGTGTCTCCGATCACCGAGACCATTGCCCAGTATGCCAGGCAGGCCAGTACATTTCGGTTTGCGTGA